The proteins below come from a single Burkholderia sp. FERM BP-3421 genomic window:
- a CDS encoding chorismate--pyruvate lyase family protein: MTRFDAAGAGWRATPRPGCSAAQKDWLTRGGSLTAHLAGLGPVTVRVTREIVGVPWADEHAALARGPRVPMWVREVVLAVDGVPFVAAHSLAPLAASKGVWQAMRRLRTRPLAELLYSDPQVTRSALVSRRVIAGHPLHALALHALASREAAPHALVARRSVFERHGEPLMVTECMLPALWRHLAAREAGAPRADGAVPGARGCR; encoded by the coding sequence GTGACGCGGTTCGACGCGGCCGGCGCCGGCTGGCGCGCGACGCCGCGTCCCGGTTGCTCGGCCGCGCAGAAGGACTGGCTGACGCGCGGCGGTTCGCTGACCGCGCATCTCGCGGGGCTCGGCCCGGTGACGGTGCGCGTGACGCGCGAGATCGTCGGCGTGCCGTGGGCCGACGAGCATGCGGCGCTCGCGCGCGGGCCGCGCGTGCCGATGTGGGTGCGCGAGGTCGTGCTGGCGGTGGACGGCGTGCCGTTCGTCGCCGCGCACAGTCTCGCGCCGCTCGCCGCGAGCAAGGGCGTGTGGCAGGCGATGCGTCGCTTGCGCACGCGGCCGCTCGCCGAACTGCTGTACAGCGATCCGCAGGTCACGCGCTCCGCGCTCGTGAGCCGGCGCGTGATCGCCGGGCATCCGCTTCATGCGCTGGCGCTGCATGCGCTCGCGTCGCGCGAGGCCGCGCCGCATGCGCTGGTCGCGCGCCGCTCGGTGTTCGAGCGGCATGGGGAACCGTTGATGGTGACGGAGTGCATGCTGCCGGCACTGTGGCGGCATCTGGCCGCGCGCGAGGCCGGCGCGCCGCGCGCGGACGGTGCCGTGCCGGGCGCAAGAGGATGCCGATGA
- a CDS encoding DNA-deoxyinosine glycosylase: MTFKRCFPPVVDARTRVLILGSLPGERSLAHGQYYAHPQNKFWLLVGAVIGCDLVALAYPARLDALREHRIGLWDVVAEARRAGSLDSNLRDLASNDLIALIGTLPDLAAIAFNGGTAAKVGTKTLGEAAQRYQLLGLPSSSPAHASVPYAAKLDAWRALQRYAGR, encoded by the coding sequence ATGACGTTCAAGCGCTGCTTTCCCCCGGTGGTCGATGCGCGCACGCGCGTGCTGATCCTCGGCAGCCTGCCGGGCGAGCGCTCCCTGGCCCACGGCCAGTACTACGCGCATCCGCAGAACAAATTCTGGCTGCTGGTCGGCGCGGTGATCGGCTGCGATCTGGTCGCGCTGGCCTACCCCGCGCGGCTCGATGCGCTGCGCGAACACCGGATCGGGCTGTGGGACGTCGTGGCGGAAGCGCGGCGCGCCGGCAGCCTCGACAGCAACCTGCGCGATCTCGCCAGCAACGATCTGATCGCGCTGATCGGAACCCTGCCCGATCTGGCGGCGATCGCCTTCAACGGCGGCACCGCGGCCAAGGTCGGCACGAAGACGCTCGGCGAGGCGGCGCAGCGCTATCAACTGCTTGGCCTGCCGTCGAGCAGCCCCGCGCATGCGTCGGTTCCCTATGCGGCGAAGCTCGACGCGTGGCGCGCGCTGCAGCGCTACGCGGGGCGTTGA
- the htpG gene encoding molecular chaperone HtpG, translating to MTQQTMSFQAEVKQLLHLMIHSLYSNKEIFLRELVSNASDAADKLRFEALENGALYENDPNLRIRIGFDPAARTLTIDDNGIGMSRDEAIANLGTIARSGTKEFFSKLSGDQQKDAALIGQFGVGFYSGFIVADRITVETRRAGLPASEGVRWESGGEGDFSIDAIERAARGTTITLHLREGEDELLSAHRLKSIVRKYSDHVALPILMQQEAWDAEKGEMVAKDEDETVNQASALWTRAKSEISDEQYQQFYQHLAHDHQNPLAWTHNRVEGRSEYTQLLYVPSHAPFDLWNRDYRGGLKLYVKRVFIMDDAEQLLPQYLRFVKGVVDSADLPLNVSREILQESRDVKAIREGVTKRALSMLEELANAEDDAGKEQYRTFWSAFGQVLKEGVGEDQANRERVAKLVRFASTHGGTDAQDVSLADYVARMKPEQTRIYYVTADTWQAATHSPHLEVFRKKGVEVLLLTDRVDEWMLSYLQEFDGKPLASVARGDLDLGALDDAEKKAQEETGEAFKPLVEKMKEALGDKAKDVRVTFRLTDSPSCLVADDHDMSGYLQRMLKAAGQSGPAMQPILEVNPEHPLVKQLQADSPEFGDWCHLLFDQALLAEGGALEDPASFVKRTNTLLLSRAA from the coding sequence ATGACTCAGCAAACCATGAGCTTTCAGGCCGAGGTCAAGCAGCTCCTCCACCTGATGATTCATTCGCTGTACAGCAACAAGGAAATCTTCCTGCGCGAACTCGTGTCGAATGCGTCCGACGCAGCCGACAAGCTGCGCTTCGAGGCGCTCGAGAACGGCGCGCTGTACGAGAACGATCCGAACCTGCGCATCCGCATCGGCTTCGATCCCGCCGCCCGCACCCTCACGATCGACGACAACGGCATCGGCATGAGCCGCGACGAAGCGATCGCGAATCTCGGCACGATCGCCCGCTCGGGCACCAAGGAATTCTTCTCGAAGCTGTCGGGCGACCAGCAGAAGGACGCGGCCCTGATCGGCCAGTTCGGCGTCGGCTTCTACTCGGGCTTCATCGTCGCCGACCGCATCACGGTCGAGACCCGCCGCGCGGGCCTGCCGGCCTCGGAAGGCGTGCGCTGGGAAAGCGGCGGCGAGGGCGACTTCTCGATCGACGCGATCGAGCGCGCCGCGCGCGGCACCACCATCACGCTGCACCTGCGCGAAGGCGAGGACGAGCTGCTGTCCGCGCATCGCCTCAAGTCGATCGTGCGCAAGTACTCCGACCACGTCGCGCTGCCGATCCTGATGCAGCAGGAAGCGTGGGACGCCGAGAAGGGCGAGATGGTCGCGAAGGACGAAGACGAGACCGTCAACCAGGCGAGCGCGCTGTGGACCCGCGCGAAGAGCGAGATCAGCGACGAGCAGTATCAGCAGTTCTACCAGCACCTCGCGCACGACCACCAGAATCCGCTTGCATGGACCCATAACCGCGTCGAGGGCCGCAGCGAGTACACGCAACTGCTGTACGTGCCGTCGCACGCGCCGTTCGACCTGTGGAACCGCGACTATCGCGGCGGCCTCAAGCTGTACGTGAAGCGCGTGTTCATCATGGACGACGCCGAGCAGCTGCTGCCGCAATACCTGCGCTTCGTGAAGGGCGTGGTCGATTCCGCCGACCTGCCGCTCAACGTGTCGCGCGAGATCCTGCAGGAAAGCCGCGACGTGAAGGCGATCCGCGAAGGCGTGACGAAGCGCGCGCTGTCGATGCTGGAAGAACTGGCGAACGCCGAGGACGATGCGGGCAAGGAACAATACCGCACGTTCTGGAGCGCGTTCGGCCAGGTGCTGAAGGAAGGCGTGGGCGAGGATCAAGCGAACCGCGAGCGCGTCGCGAAGCTCGTGCGCTTCGCCTCGACGCACGGCGGGACCGATGCGCAGGACGTGTCGCTCGCCGACTACGTCGCGCGCATGAAGCCCGAGCAGACCCGGATCTACTACGTGACCGCCGACACCTGGCAGGCCGCGACGCACAGCCCGCACCTCGAGGTGTTCCGCAAGAAGGGCGTCGAGGTGCTGCTGCTGACCGACCGCGTCGACGAGTGGATGCTGTCCTACCTGCAGGAATTCGACGGCAAGCCGCTCGCGAGCGTCGCGCGCGGCGACCTCGATCTCGGCGCGCTCGACGACGCGGAGAAGAAGGCGCAGGAAGAGACGGGCGAGGCGTTCAAGCCGCTCGTCGAGAAGATGAAGGAAGCGCTGGGCGACAAGGCGAAGGACGTGCGCGTCACGTTCCGGCTGACCGATTCGCCGTCGTGCCTCGTCGCCGACGACCACGACATGAGCGGCTACCTGCAGCGCATGCTGAAGGCGGCGGGCCAGAGCGGGCCGGCGATGCAGCCGATCCTCGAGGTCAACCCCGAGCATCCGCTCGTCAAGCAGCTGCAGGCGGACAGCCCCGAGTTCGGCGACTGGTGCCATCTGCTGTTCGACCAGGCGCTGCTCGCGGAAGGTGGTGCGCTCGAAGATCCGGCGAGCTTCGTGAAGCGGACCAACACGCTGCTGCTGTCGCGCGCGGCGTGA